AAACCGCCTGGACTCAACAAGCCCAGGCGGTTTTTTTGTTGTCAGCGATTACGCCTGCTGAGCAACCTTCTTCTGCTTCGCCCGGCGCGACATCATGTTCAACACCTCGATACCGGCCGAGAACGCCATGGCCGCATACACATAACCCTTCGGTACATGGGCGCCAAAGCCTTCGGCGATCAGCGTCATGCCGATCATGATCAGGAAGCCCAGCGCCAGCATGACCACGGTCGGGTTGTCGTTGATGAACTTGGCCAGCGGATCAGCCGCGAGCAGCATCACCAGTACCGACACCACCACCGCGATGATCATGATCGGCAAGTGTTCGGTCATGCCGACAGCGGTAATGATGCTGTCGATCGAGAACACCATGTCGAGCATGAGGATCTGACCGATAGCCGCGGCAAAACCGAGGGTCACGGTCGAAGTCGCGGTCTTCGGATCTTCCGGCGCCGGGTCCATGCTGTGATGGATCTCGGTTGTGGCTTTCCACACCAGGAACAGACCACCGGCGATGAGGATCATGTCCTTCCAGGAGAACGCCTGGCCGAGGATTTCGATCACCGGCTCGGTCAACTGAACGATGAAGGCGATGGTGCTCAACAGGGCCAGACGAAGAATCAGGGCCATGCCGATACCGATACGACGCGCCTTCTGCCGATGCTGTTCGGGCAGTTTGTTGGTCAGGATCGAGATAAAGATCAGGTTATCGATGCCGAGCACGATTTCCATCACCACCAATGTGGCCAAAGCAACCCAAGCGGTCGGGCTGGCGGCGAGTTCTAACAGATATTCCATGGGTCAGTCCTGACTCTGTGTAAGACGGTTCAGATGGTCTTGGAGGAAGATTCGGATTCTTCCGCTTGTTTTTCCGGTGTTTCTTTTTTCTGGATCAAGCCGCCGGTGGCATCGCTGAGCGCTTGCTCGGCGGCCTTGTGGGTGTCGTCGATCGCTTGCTTGGCGGTCTCAGCCGCCGCGCCCATCAATTGCTGCGCGCTTTTTTCGGCCTGATCGCAACCGGCCAGAACCAGTAAAGACGCAAACATCAATGCGGGAAATGTGTATTTCATAAGGTTTCCTTCGAATGAGCAGACAGGCGCACACACCGGCCGTCGATGGCTGGGCATTCTAGGCAGGTGAACACTTCAGGAAAATTCGTATTTTTAGCGGCTATACTTCGGTTTTCACGAAGCGGCGATCGATATGCTCAATTACCGACAACTGCATTACTTCTGGGTCGTGGCCAAGACCGGCAGCATCGTCCGCGCTTGCGAGCAGTTGAACCTGACGCCGCAGACCATCAGCGGACAGATATCCCTGCTGGAACAAACCTATGGCGTGGAACTGTTTCGCCGGGTTGGCCGACAGCTGGAGCTCACCGAAGCCGGGCGCCAGGCCCTGCCCTACGCCGAGCAAATGTTTCAGTTGGGCGGCGAGCTGGAGCTGATGCTGCGCGCGCAACCGAACGAGCAGCAGATCCTGTTCCGTGTCGGGGTGGCCGATGTGGTGCCGAAATCCATCGTCTACCGCCTGATCGCACCGACCATGGAGCTGAGCGAGCCGCTGCGCATCACCTGTCGCGAAGACAAACTCGAACGCCTGCTCGCTGATCTGGCGATCCAGCGTCTGGACCTGGTGATTTCCGACAGCCCGATGCCCTCGCATCTGGACATCAAGGGCTACAGCCAGAAGCTCGGTGAATGCGGCATCAGCTTTTTCGCCACCGCCGAACTCGCCGCACAGTATGGCCAGGACTTTCCGCGCAGCCTGCACGGCGCGCCGCTGTTGATTCCCGGGGCGGAAACCGTTGTGCGCAGCCGCTTGCAGCGCTGGTTCGCTGAACAGCAGATCCAGCCGCAGATTGTCGGCGAGTTCGATGACAGTGCTTTGATGCAGGCCTTCGGCCAATCCGGCAGCGGGATCTTTATCGGCCCGAGCGTGATTGCCGAGGAAGTGAAGCGCCAATATGGCGTCGAGCTGATCGGCCAGACCGATGCGGTGAGCGAGTCGTTCTACGCCATTTCGGTGGAGCGCAAGGTCAAGCACCCTGGCATCGTTGCGATTACCGAAGGTGCCCGACGCGAGCTGTTTACCGGATTATGAAGCGCAGGCTTCACGCGGCTTCAGTGTCATCAGCACCATGGCGAGGAACACCGACAGCAGGATGAAGCCGGCAGCGGCGAAGCCGAGAAAGCCCAGACCGGCGCTGTCGATCACGCGGCCGCCGACCATCGCGCCCAGACCGATGCCGAGGTTGGCCCCGGCGATGTTCAGCGACGCAGCAAAGGCCGGCGCTTCTGGCGCGGCTTTCATCAAGCGCACATGGCTGACCAGGAACAACGCGGCCTGGGTTACGCCCCAGATGCCCATCGCCACTGCCAGGCCGACGGGCGAATGAATGTTCGGCACCAGCGAGACCATGCCGGCGATCATGAAGGCGCAGAACAACACCGACGCCCCCAGCGGATGCCGATCCAC
This genomic interval from Pseudomonas koreensis contains the following:
- a CDS encoding TerC family protein — encoded protein: MEYLLELAASPTAWVALATLVVMEIVLGIDNLIFISILTNKLPEQHRQKARRIGIGMALILRLALLSTIAFIVQLTEPVIEILGQAFSWKDMILIAGGLFLVWKATTEIHHSMDPAPEDPKTATSTVTLGFAAAIGQILMLDMVFSIDSIITAVGMTEHLPIMIIAVVVSVLVMLLAADPLAKFINDNPTVVMLALGFLIMIGMTLIAEGFGAHVPKGYVYAAMAFSAGIEVLNMMSRRAKQKKVAQQA
- the nhaR gene encoding transcriptional activator NhaR → MLNYRQLHYFWVVAKTGSIVRACEQLNLTPQTISGQISLLEQTYGVELFRRVGRQLELTEAGRQALPYAEQMFQLGGELELMLRAQPNEQQILFRVGVADVVPKSIVYRLIAPTMELSEPLRITCREDKLERLLADLAIQRLDLVISDSPMPSHLDIKGYSQKLGECGISFFATAELAAQYGQDFPRSLHGAPLLIPGAETVVRSRLQRWFAEQQIQPQIVGEFDDSALMQAFGQSGSGIFIGPSVIAEEVKRQYGVELIGQTDAVSESFYAISVERKVKHPGIVAITEGARRELFTGL